A portion of the Stigmatella aurantiaca DW4/3-1 genome contains these proteins:
- a CDS encoding class I SAM-dependent methyltransferase yields the protein MDNLKLAARTATEKLLQLPWLSAETQRGLQGYLERNPAYRQIGPYRFSSDWMSKCEADWRNVLTPWVNRPELKALEIGSFEGRSAIWLLENVLTHPESRIVCADLFDGPYAKVFDENIAATGQAHRVEKLVGPSGHVLRRLPPEPVFDFIYVDGSHRPFDVLEDAVLSWRLLRPNGLMVFDDYGMAGAQLAAFANIDRPDIGIDAFLSAAAHQLEVVLKGFQIIVRKKT from the coding sequence GTGGACAACTTGAAGCTCGCGGCACGGACGGCCACCGAGAAACTCCTGCAGTTGCCCTGGCTTTCCGCCGAGACCCAGCGAGGACTGCAGGGGTACTTGGAACGCAACCCCGCGTACCGTCAAATCGGTCCCTACCGGTTCTCCTCGGACTGGATGTCCAAATGCGAGGCGGACTGGCGCAACGTGCTCACCCCCTGGGTCAACCGCCCCGAGCTGAAGGCCCTTGAAATTGGCAGCTTCGAGGGCCGCTCCGCCATCTGGCTCCTGGAAAACGTGTTGACCCATCCGGAGAGCCGCATCGTCTGCGCGGACCTCTTCGATGGCCCCTACGCCAAGGTATTCGACGAGAACATCGCCGCCACGGGACAGGCCCACCGAGTGGAGAAACTCGTGGGGCCCTCCGGCCACGTGCTGCGGCGGCTTCCCCCGGAACCCGTTTTCGACTTCATCTACGTGGATGGCTCACACAGGCCTTTCGACGTCCTCGAGGACGCCGTCCTGAGCTGGCGGTTGCTCCGGCCCAACGGTTTGATGGTGTTCGACGACTACGGAATGGCCGGCGCCCAGCTCGCTGCGTTCGCCAACATTGACCGTCCTGACATTGGCATCGACGCGTTCCTCAGCGCCGCGGCCCACCAGCTCGAGGTCGTGCTCAAGGGCTTCCAGATCATCGTGCGCAAGAAGACATGA
- a CDS encoding HAD-IG family 5'-nucleotidase, whose amino-acid sequence MFHRLVSPIAPRSHPIPGGPAPDPLHGSFRSALNRAHAEEAAQQAQALLDNEGLARLLTTPREWQETPRARDVFVNRNLRMASIELIGFDMDYTLAIYHMRRLEQLSFDMTLTKLVSDYGYPPVVGGLLYDHHFVMRGLAVDRATGNILKMDRFGHVGRVWHGLRPIKSETKRELYRNKRIRPSNPRFAWNDTLFALPETCLYAGIIELMESLGERVDYGKLYDNIREAIDTVHRDNSLKREVRKDLSRYVFEDPELGPALHKLRSGGKRLFLLTNSAWDYTDAVMGYLLDGKLPEYPSWRNYFDFTVTAAGKPGFFMDQRPFLELDTSTEAGRVVGEAKSLERGKVYSGGNLVQFEDFTGHRGDNILYVGDHIYGDILKSKKSSLWRTCMVVQEIEDEITYTDSRREEITQLSEVELTRARLDDTVNVIKSALNTLERRLERGGIVPEEQARMEEERKRLKHELDTVRRALKDATGIADTLERDVEEGFNPYWGLLFKEGNENSRFGYQVEQYACLYTSRVSNFLHYSPMQYYRSPRDLMPHEQAGALSGKLSPLGSEGPPKASSKE is encoded by the coding sequence ATGTTTCACCGTCTCGTGTCTCCCATCGCGCCCCGTTCCCACCCCATCCCTGGGGGGCCCGCTCCGGACCCCCTGCATGGCAGCTTCCGCTCGGCCCTGAACCGGGCCCACGCCGAGGAGGCCGCTCAGCAAGCCCAAGCGCTGCTGGACAACGAGGGCCTCGCCCGCCTGCTGACCACCCCGCGCGAGTGGCAGGAGACGCCTCGGGCGCGGGACGTGTTCGTCAACCGCAACCTGCGCATGGCGTCCATCGAGCTCATCGGCTTCGACATGGACTACACGCTGGCCATCTACCACATGCGCCGGTTGGAGCAGCTCTCGTTCGACATGACGCTCACGAAGCTGGTGAGCGACTACGGCTACCCGCCCGTCGTGGGGGGGCTGCTCTATGACCACCACTTCGTGATGCGCGGGCTGGCGGTGGACCGGGCCACGGGCAACATCCTCAAGATGGACCGGTTCGGCCACGTGGGACGGGTGTGGCACGGCCTGAGGCCGATCAAGTCGGAGACGAAGCGGGAGCTGTACCGCAACAAGCGCATCCGCCCGAGCAACCCCCGGTTCGCGTGGAATGACACGCTGTTCGCGCTGCCGGAGACGTGCCTGTACGCGGGCATCATCGAACTGATGGAGTCGCTGGGCGAGCGCGTGGACTACGGCAAGCTGTACGACAACATCCGCGAGGCCATCGACACGGTGCATCGGGACAACTCGCTCAAGCGCGAGGTGCGCAAGGACCTGTCCCGGTACGTCTTCGAGGATCCGGAGTTGGGACCGGCGCTGCACAAGCTGCGCTCGGGGGGCAAGCGGCTGTTCCTGCTGACGAACTCGGCGTGGGACTACACGGACGCGGTGATGGGCTACCTGCTGGATGGGAAGCTCCCGGAGTACCCGAGCTGGCGCAACTACTTCGACTTCACCGTCACGGCGGCGGGCAAGCCGGGATTCTTCATGGATCAGCGGCCGTTCCTGGAGCTGGACACCAGCACCGAGGCGGGCCGCGTGGTGGGGGAAGCCAAAAGCCTGGAGCGCGGCAAGGTGTACTCGGGCGGCAACCTGGTCCAGTTCGAGGACTTCACGGGCCACCGGGGGGACAACATCCTGTACGTGGGGGACCACATCTACGGCGACATCCTCAAATCGAAAAAGTCGTCGCTGTGGCGCACGTGCATGGTGGTGCAGGAGATCGAAGACGAGATCACCTACACGGACTCGCGGCGGGAGGAGATCACCCAGCTGTCGGAGGTGGAACTCACCCGGGCGCGGCTGGATGACACGGTGAACGTCATCAAGAGCGCGCTGAACACGCTGGAGCGGCGGCTGGAGCGCGGCGGAATCGTGCCCGAAGAACAGGCCCGGATGGAGGAAGAGCGGAAACGGCTCAAGCATGAGCTGGACACGGTCCGCCGGGCATTGAAGGACGCGACGGGAATCGCAGACACGCTGGAGCGGGACGTGGAGGAAGGCTTCAACCCATACTGGGGACTGCTGTTCAAAGAGGGCAACGAGAACAGCCGCTTCGGCTATCAGGTGGAGCAGTACGCGTGTCTCTACACGAGCCGCGTCTCGAACTTCCTGCACTACTCGCCCATGCAGTACTACCGCTCCCCCCGGGACTTGATGCCACACGAGCAGGCCGGGGCATTGTCCGGGAAGCTGTCACCGCTGGGCAGCGAAGGCCCGCCCAAGGCTTCGTCCAAAGAGTAA
- a CDS encoding serine/threonine protein kinase produces MSASYRLTGRVESGDLAELYQATQEAGGSVVVKLFHAKTSDPAYARVLADTSRVLNPLRPVGIVPVVDMGFVKQRLAVVREHMEGFTLGTALQRLNSKEVLLSSALALHLVIQLLEAVQRAHEVGVIHGAITPGNLLLSREGVPGICDFGALKALMAVPELKRAFATRGRSAYRAPEVGRGEEPSELSDIYSLGAIAYELLTLREALVVGSGLSTRRDGLPPPSRLDRRINSRLDPVILRALDPLPQRRFRSAGEFAGGLRNFLVAHGGMPGAEDLRRFIRELVPNEVNFTTLGPVPFSEPFTLAPVSGAEISLLRAEPLDVSVVVRTPFSPALSEEETFAKTQESAPAFEEYTPEGPAALEPLRAGAPEPVSEDETTSPTPPQEAHWEAPAGAVPAPPRKQLVPQGGITGSREGTRIGRNPRLKWVEDVSDGASAEEAVDELSTSVRRRLAARDVPATAPSRPPVSKERPEIPMPPPTQEAVPAVGRRRLLTEELNLLKITRRQRRALGFVGALVLVGVFAFVLATWERSASGEAPRPLPEVPPAAPAGVSVSPFREPAPVQPPPSAPPPAAREPAAASEEEAAPVPSRPAFLTLRSNTPARVFIDGVLVKRRTPLIRYPVKPGNRLIVLEALSTGERAEFRLRFERGKTQAIEQTFKPAPRR; encoded by the coding sequence ATGAGCGCCTCCTACCGGCTCACAGGCCGGGTCGAGTCGGGAGATCTCGCGGAACTCTACCAGGCCACCCAGGAGGCGGGGGGCAGCGTGGTGGTGAAGCTCTTCCACGCGAAGACCTCGGATCCCGCCTACGCCCGGGTCCTGGCCGACACGTCGCGGGTGCTCAACCCCCTGCGCCCCGTGGGCATCGTCCCCGTGGTGGACATGGGCTTCGTGAAGCAGCGGCTCGCGGTCGTGCGCGAGCACATGGAGGGCTTCACCCTGGGGACGGCGCTCCAGCGGCTCAACTCCAAGGAGGTCCTCCTTTCCTCCGCCCTGGCCTTGCACCTCGTCATCCAACTGCTGGAGGCCGTGCAGCGGGCGCACGAGGTGGGGGTCATTCATGGCGCCATCACCCCGGGCAACCTGCTGCTGTCCCGCGAGGGCGTCCCGGGGATCTGCGACTTCGGGGCGCTCAAGGCCTTGATGGCGGTGCCCGAGCTCAAGCGCGCCTTCGCCACCCGCGGGCGCAGCGCCTACCGCGCTCCCGAAGTGGGCCGGGGAGAGGAGCCCAGCGAGCTGTCGGACATCTACTCCCTGGGTGCCATCGCCTACGAACTGCTCACCCTGCGCGAGGCCCTCGTCGTGGGCAGTGGCCTCAGCACCCGCCGGGATGGGTTGCCCCCTCCGAGCCGTCTGGACCGCCGCATCAACTCCCGGCTGGATCCGGTCATCCTGCGCGCGTTGGATCCGCTCCCCCAGCGGCGCTTTCGCTCGGCTGGAGAGTTTGCCGGGGGGCTGCGCAACTTCCTGGTCGCGCACGGGGGCATGCCCGGCGCGGAGGATCTGCGCCGGTTCATCCGGGAGCTCGTCCCCAACGAGGTGAACTTCACCACGCTCGGGCCCGTGCCTTTCTCCGAGCCCTTCACGCTCGCCCCTGTCTCCGGGGCGGAGATCTCCCTCCTGCGGGCCGAGCCCCTGGATGTCTCGGTGGTGGTGCGCACGCCGTTCAGTCCAGCGTTGAGTGAGGAGGAGACTTTCGCGAAGACCCAGGAGTCCGCCCCCGCCTTCGAGGAGTACACGCCAGAGGGGCCCGCTGCCCTGGAGCCCCTGCGCGCGGGCGCGCCAGAGCCCGTGTCAGAGGACGAGACCACGTCGCCCACGCCCCCCCAGGAGGCGCACTGGGAGGCGCCCGCGGGGGCCGTGCCCGCCCCGCCGCGCAAGCAGCTCGTTCCCCAAGGGGGCATCACCGGTTCCAGGGAGGGCACGCGCATCGGCCGCAACCCCCGGCTCAAGTGGGTCGAGGATGTCTCGGACGGGGCCTCCGCGGAGGAGGCGGTGGATGAGCTCTCGACGTCGGTCCGAAGACGGCTGGCTGCTCGCGACGTTCCGGCCACCGCGCCCTCGCGTCCACCGGTCTCGAAGGAGCGGCCGGAGATTCCAATGCCGCCGCCCACCCAGGAAGCGGTGCCCGCGGTGGGACGGCGGAGGCTCCTCACGGAGGAACTCAACCTCCTGAAGATCACGCGTCGGCAGCGCCGTGCCCTGGGTTTCGTGGGGGCCCTCGTGCTGGTGGGGGTGTTCGCCTTCGTGCTCGCCACGTGGGAGCGCTCCGCCTCCGGCGAGGCACCGAGGCCCCTTCCGGAAGTGCCCCCGGCAGCCCCTGCGGGTGTCTCCGTGTCCCCGTTCCGCGAGCCGGCCCCGGTGCAGCCTCCCCCCTCGGCCCCTCCGCCAGCGGCCCGGGAGCCCGCCGCCGCGTCCGAGGAAGAGGCGGCGCCAGTGCCCTCCCGGCCCGCCTTTCTGACGTTGCGCTCCAATACGCCGGCGCGGGTCTTCATCGATGGGGTCCTGGTGAAGCGGCGCACGCCGCTCATTCGCTACCCGGTGAAGCCCGGCAACCGGCTCATCGTGCTGGAAGCCCTGTCCACCGGGGAGCGGGCCGAATTCCGCCTGCGCTTCGAGCGGGGCAAGACACAGGCCATCGAGCAGACCTTCAAACCCGCCCCGAGGCGTTGA
- a CDS encoding response regulator encodes MDRTRVYVVEDQPTLLKNLVKVLGTFEELEVVGTCQDGELAVEDIVQVRPQIVLLDLELPGLNGIQVTQRVKRRVSNVEILILTSFEDEQKVYEAIQAGASGYLVKRVGPEKIRSSIREVMEGGTVLEPIIAKRFWNYFHSLQAKPAGKPENPWGLTPAEFEVLRYVAKGLSNAEVGEVMTLERRTVRTHLSHIYRKMGVNSHVEAVVLALKAGVVDL; translated from the coding sequence ATGGACCGCACCCGTGTCTATGTCGTCGAGGATCAGCCCACCCTCCTCAAGAACCTGGTGAAGGTGCTGGGGACGTTCGAGGAACTCGAGGTGGTGGGCACCTGCCAGGATGGTGAGCTGGCCGTGGAGGACATCGTTCAGGTCCGGCCGCAGATCGTCCTGTTGGATCTCGAGCTGCCGGGCCTCAACGGCATCCAGGTGACCCAGCGCGTCAAGCGCCGGGTGTCCAACGTGGAGATCCTCATCCTCACGTCCTTCGAGGACGAGCAGAAGGTCTACGAAGCCATCCAGGCGGGGGCCTCGGGCTACCTGGTGAAGCGGGTGGGGCCGGAGAAGATCCGCTCCAGCATCCGCGAGGTGATGGAGGGCGGCACCGTCCTGGAGCCCATCATCGCCAAGCGGTTCTGGAACTACTTCCACTCGCTTCAGGCCAAGCCCGCCGGGAAGCCGGAGAACCCCTGGGGGCTCACCCCGGCCGAGTTCGAGGTGTTGCGCTACGTGGCCAAGGGGCTGTCCAACGCCGAGGTCGGAGAGGTGATGACGCTGGAGCGGCGCACCGTGCGCACCCATCTGTCTCACATCTACCGGAAGATGGGTGTCAACTCACACGTGGAGGCGGTCGTGCTCGCCTTGAAAGCGGGCGTGGTGGATCTGTAA
- a CDS encoding M16 family metallopeptidase — protein MPKASPRTAPRRADAALQSLLTVHEATLSNGLRVRLLPNAQTPVVSLYTFFQVGSRNERPGITGISHLFEHMMFNGAKKYGPKQFDRTLESNGGRSNAYTSNDMTVYYDDFAVDALETVLDLESDRMRSLRISDSSLASEREVVKEERRVRVDNEITGMLDEELGTLIFKAHPYRWPVIGWMADIENISRRDCEEYFRTYYAPNNAVLYISGDIDPKKTLALVRRYYGDIPKGPTPATVLDAEPAQKGERRAQVRHPAQSPSLMIGYRGPRASEEDTLVLDVIQYAMNKGEGSRLVKSLIYEQQAAVSVMFDWGWRIDPGTIVFYLELKPESDPQKSEAALYAELERVAKEGLTERELQKAKNNLRSDQLRELATNTGRAHALGHYETLLGSWQELLVLPSRYAAISNEQVKAVATKFFAPERRSVVTLLPEPSAA, from the coding sequence ATGCCCAAGGCTTCTCCACGGACCGCTCCCCGCAGGGCGGATGCCGCCCTGCAGTCCCTGCTCACTGTTCACGAGGCCACGCTGTCCAACGGCCTGCGCGTCCGGCTGCTGCCCAACGCGCAGACGCCCGTGGTGAGCCTCTACACCTTCTTCCAGGTGGGCTCGCGCAACGAGCGCCCCGGCATCACCGGCATCAGCCACCTGTTCGAGCACATGATGTTCAACGGGGCGAAGAAGTACGGCCCCAAGCAGTTCGACCGGACGCTGGAGTCCAATGGCGGCCGCTCCAACGCGTACACCTCCAACGATATGACGGTGTACTACGACGACTTCGCCGTGGACGCGCTGGAGACGGTGCTGGATCTGGAGTCGGACCGGATGCGTTCGCTGCGCATCTCCGACAGCTCGCTGGCCAGTGAGCGCGAGGTGGTGAAGGAGGAGCGCCGGGTCCGCGTGGACAACGAAATCACCGGCATGCTCGACGAGGAGTTGGGCACGCTCATCTTCAAGGCACACCCGTACCGCTGGCCCGTCATCGGGTGGATGGCGGACATCGAGAACATCTCCCGCCGCGACTGCGAGGAGTACTTCCGCACGTACTACGCGCCGAACAACGCGGTGCTCTACATCTCCGGCGACATCGACCCGAAGAAGACCCTGGCGCTGGTGCGCCGCTACTACGGGGACATTCCCAAGGGCCCCACGCCCGCCACCGTCCTGGATGCCGAGCCCGCGCAGAAAGGCGAGCGGCGCGCCCAAGTGCGTCACCCGGCGCAGTCGCCCTCGCTGATGATCGGCTACCGCGGCCCGCGGGCCTCCGAGGAGGACACGTTGGTGCTGGATGTCATCCAGTACGCCATGAACAAGGGGGAGGGGAGCCGGCTGGTGAAGTCCCTCATCTACGAGCAGCAGGCCGCCGTGTCGGTGATGTTCGACTGGGGCTGGCGCATCGATCCGGGCACCATCGTCTTCTACCTGGAGCTCAAGCCGGAGTCGGATCCTCAGAAGTCCGAGGCGGCGCTGTATGCCGAGCTGGAGCGCGTGGCGAAGGAGGGGCTCACCGAGCGCGAGTTGCAGAAGGCCAAGAACAACCTGCGCTCCGATCAGCTCCGGGAGCTGGCCACCAACACCGGGCGCGCGCACGCGCTCGGCCACTACGAGACGCTGCTGGGCTCGTGGCAGGAGCTGTTGGTGTTGCCGTCGCGCTACGCCGCCATCTCGAACGAGCAGGTGAAGGCCGTCGCGACGAAGTTCTTTGCCCCTGAGCGCCGCTCGGTGGTGACCCTGCTGCCCGAGCCCTCCGCCGCCTGA
- a CDS encoding M16 family metallopeptidase, with protein MALRSQATAKKAPPPPRPIRLPSTTETTTSSGLKVLAAERGPLPLVSIRLVLHAGSITDPKDKEGLADFTVRLLRRGTETLSADAIDEAIEFVGASLSGGVSEDLMSLYVTTPAEHFSSMLAVLGQIVREPSFPEKEVELARERTLAQFANDLDDPDTITSRAFNRALWGEHPYGHDVGGKAAHVRTFTREDLVRFHRERIGPQTALLVVVGAVKPEVVAAEAEKAFAGWAPAEQGTPVAVPTVARMAQAGKVILVDKPDQTQSQVRIGGPGYRLGHPDYFAAAAMNIVLGGGFTSRLVNEIRVERGLSYGVGSYFDAMSAAGSFAISTFTKTASTREIIDVALAEVAKMRTGGITPRELKTAQTYLAGLYPLRTETNESVASVIADIRVYGLGEDWVEKFRERLHAVTAKQVKEAAAKYLFPEPPVIVVLGRAAEAKKLLKGLGPIRVVPVSEYA; from the coding sequence ATGGCCTTGCGTTCCCAAGCCACCGCGAAGAAGGCACCTCCGCCTCCGCGCCCCATCCGGCTTCCCTCCACCACCGAGACGACGACCTCCAGCGGCCTGAAGGTACTCGCCGCCGAGCGGGGGCCCCTGCCGCTCGTCTCCATCCGCCTGGTGTTGCACGCCGGCAGCATCACGGACCCGAAGGACAAGGAAGGCCTGGCCGATTTCACCGTCCGGTTGCTGCGCCGGGGGACGGAGACCCTGAGCGCGGATGCGATCGACGAGGCGATCGAGTTCGTGGGCGCCAGCCTCTCGGGGGGCGTGAGCGAGGATCTGATGTCGCTCTACGTCACCACCCCCGCCGAGCACTTCTCCTCGATGCTCGCCGTGCTGGGTCAGATCGTCCGGGAGCCCTCCTTTCCCGAGAAGGAGGTGGAGCTGGCCCGCGAGCGCACCCTGGCGCAGTTCGCCAATGACCTGGACGATCCCGACACCATCACGAGCCGCGCCTTCAACCGCGCCCTGTGGGGCGAGCACCCTTACGGGCACGACGTGGGGGGCAAGGCCGCCCACGTGCGCACCTTCACGCGCGAGGATCTGGTGCGTTTCCACCGGGAGCGCATTGGCCCCCAGACAGCCCTGCTAGTGGTGGTGGGCGCGGTGAAGCCCGAGGTGGTGGCCGCCGAGGCGGAGAAGGCCTTCGCGGGCTGGGCTCCCGCCGAGCAGGGGACGCCCGTGGCGGTGCCGACCGTGGCGCGCATGGCCCAGGCTGGCAAGGTCATCCTCGTGGACAAGCCGGACCAGACGCAGTCCCAGGTGCGCATCGGTGGCCCCGGGTACCGGCTCGGTCACCCGGACTACTTCGCGGCGGCGGCGATGAACATCGTGCTCGGGGGGGGGTTTACCTCCCGGCTCGTGAACGAGATCCGCGTGGAGCGGGGGCTCTCCTATGGGGTGGGCAGCTACTTCGATGCGATGAGCGCCGCGGGGTCCTTCGCCATCTCCACCTTCACCAAGACAGCCTCCACGCGGGAGATCATCGATGTGGCCCTGGCGGAGGTGGCCAAGATGCGCACCGGGGGCATCACCCCCCGTGAACTGAAGACGGCGCAGACGTACCTGGCCGGGCTCTACCCACTGCGCACCGAGACCAACGAGTCCGTGGCGTCCGTCATCGCCGACATCCGTGTGTACGGGCTGGGCGAGGACTGGGTGGAGAAGTTCCGGGAGCGGCTGCACGCGGTGACGGCGAAGCAGGTGAAGGAGGCCGCCGCCAAGTACCTGTTCCCCGAGCCCCCCGTCATCGTGGTGCTGGGGCGGGCCGCCGAGGCGAAGAAGCTGCTCAAGGGGCTGGGCCCCATTCGCGTGGTGCCGGTGTCGGAGTACGCGTGA
- a CDS encoding RluA family pseudouridine synthase, translating into MSELRVLHEGAGLLVVAKPPGTLVIPGRGEGDTSLREQLEAQLRRKVFVVHRLDRDTSGALVFALDAERHRALSMAFEEGRVHKRYLALVEGRVEAPRLVEEALVPARKGRMRPARPGEEGKPSRTRIRPVETFAQASLVEAEPLTGRTHQIRVHLRSLGHPLLVDHQYGRAEPLVRRELGGEGEAVVLSRTPLHAARIEWPPLPGVEAGAVEAPLPGDMALALELLRSVGE; encoded by the coding sequence GTGAGCGAACTCCGCGTGCTCCACGAGGGCGCGGGGCTGCTCGTGGTGGCCAAACCCCCTGGCACCCTCGTCATTCCGGGGCGGGGGGAGGGGGACACCTCCCTGCGCGAGCAGTTGGAGGCCCAACTGCGCCGCAAGGTCTTCGTGGTGCACCGGTTGGATCGGGACACCTCCGGGGCGCTGGTGTTCGCCCTGGATGCGGAGCGGCACCGGGCCCTGTCCATGGCCTTCGAGGAAGGCCGGGTGCACAAGCGCTACCTGGCGCTGGTGGAGGGCCGGGTGGAGGCGCCCCGGCTGGTGGAGGAGGCGCTGGTGCCCGCGCGCAAGGGCCGCATGCGCCCCGCGCGGCCGGGCGAGGAGGGCAAGCCCTCGAGGACACGGATTCGCCCCGTGGAGACGTTCGCTCAGGCCTCGCTGGTGGAGGCGGAGCCGCTCACGGGCCGGACGCACCAGATCCGCGTCCACCTGCGCAGCCTGGGCCACCCCCTGCTGGTGGACCACCAATATGGCCGGGCCGAGCCGCTGGTCCGGCGGGAGCTGGGCGGGGAGGGGGAGGCCGTGGTGCTGTCACGCACCCCGCTGCATGCGGCGAGGATCGAGTGGCCCCCGCTCCCGGGCGTGGAAGCGGGGGCGGTGGAGGCCCCTCTTCCTGGGGACATGGCCTTGGCCCTGGAGCTTCTGCGTTCAGTGGGAGAGTAG
- a CDS encoding MlaE family ABC transporter permease — MATENADKAPKEPHFLIQAIENFGKGTIAVVSDVGGVAYLGFQVLRWAFKRPFRPQIFFSQLDFVGVGSIFIVALTGLFTGMVFAQQVSTAFALFDAESLVGPTVALTLSRELAPVFSALMVTMRAGSSMCTELGTMRVTEQVDALETMAVNPVQYLLVPRVLSGLIMGPVLTMLFFTSGMSGAYMISVFVQNTSAGTFISRTQQWMEPLDLYEGTLKGAVFGLTITLICCYKGYNASGGAKGVGQATTEAMVSSALAIFILDFIIGVLIRT, encoded by the coding sequence ATGGCTACCGAGAACGCGGACAAGGCGCCCAAGGAGCCCCACTTCCTCATCCAGGCAATCGAGAACTTCGGCAAGGGGACCATCGCCGTGGTCAGCGACGTGGGGGGCGTGGCCTATCTAGGCTTTCAGGTCCTCCGCTGGGCCTTCAAGCGCCCCTTCCGGCCGCAGATCTTCTTTTCCCAGCTGGACTTCGTGGGGGTGGGCTCCATCTTCATCGTGGCGCTCACGGGGCTGTTCACCGGCATGGTGTTCGCCCAGCAGGTCTCCACCGCCTTCGCCCTGTTCGACGCCGAGAGCCTGGTGGGCCCCACCGTGGCGCTGACGTTGAGCCGCGAGCTGGCCCCGGTGTTCTCCGCGCTCATGGTGACCATGCGCGCCGGCTCCTCCATGTGCACGGAGCTGGGCACCATGCGCGTCACCGAGCAGGTGGATGCCCTGGAGACCATGGCCGTCAACCCCGTGCAGTACCTGCTGGTGCCCCGGGTGCTCTCCGGCCTCATCATGGGGCCGGTGCTCACCATGCTCTTCTTCACCTCGGGCATGAGCGGCGCCTACATGATTTCCGTCTTCGTCCAGAACACCTCCGCCGGCACCTTCATCTCGCGCACCCAGCAGTGGATGGAGCCGCTGGACCTGTACGAGGGCACCCTCAAGGGGGCCGTCTTCGGCCTCACCATCACGCTCATCTGCTGCTACAAGGGCTACAACGCCTCGGGCGGCGCCAAGGGCGTGGGCCAGGCGACCACCGAGGCCATGGTCTCCAGCGCGCTCGCCATCTTCATCCTCGATTTCATCATCGGGGTGCTCATCCGCACATGA
- a CDS encoding ABC transporter ATP-binding protein — protein MIQVIDLHKTFGEYKVLTGINVTVPEGSTCVILGGSGSGKTVLMKHMIGLLKPDHGQVIIDGEDIVPLGEDRLEVVRRKFGMVFQAAALFDSMNVYDNVAFPLREHRKQLSEEQVRTLVRAKLDLMGLPRTAEAKFPADLSGGMRKRVGLARAIVMDPKIVLYDEPTTGLDPITTDYVDEMILAAQRELRVTSVVISHDIASAFNVADYIAFLSKGVIVEFGPPEQLRSSQNEAVQVFLQTWFGKN, from the coding sequence ATGATCCAGGTCATCGACCTGCACAAGACGTTCGGTGAGTACAAGGTGCTCACCGGTATCAACGTCACCGTGCCGGAGGGCAGCACCTGCGTCATCCTCGGCGGCTCCGGCTCCGGCAAGACGGTGCTGATGAAGCACATGATCGGTCTGCTCAAGCCGGACCACGGCCAGGTCATCATCGACGGGGAGGACATCGTCCCGTTGGGCGAGGACCGGCTGGAGGTGGTGCGGCGCAAGTTCGGCATGGTGTTCCAGGCGGCGGCGCTCTTCGACTCGATGAACGTCTACGACAACGTCGCCTTCCCGCTCCGGGAGCACCGCAAGCAGCTCTCCGAGGAGCAGGTGCGCACCCTCGTCCGGGCCAAGCTGGACCTGATGGGTCTGCCCCGCACGGCGGAGGCCAAGTTCCCGGCGGACCTGTCCGGCGGCATGCGCAAGCGCGTGGGGCTGGCGCGCGCCATCGTGATGGATCCGAAGATCGTCCTCTATGACGAGCCCACCACGGGGTTGGATCCCATCACCACCGATTATGTGGACGAGATGATCCTCGCGGCCCAGCGCGAGCTGCGCGTCACCAGCGTCGTCATCAGCCACGACATCGCCTCGGCATTCAACGTGGCTGACTACATCGCCTTTCTCTCCAAGGGGGTCATCGTGGAGTTCGGCCCCCCGGAGCAACTGCGCAGCTCGCAGAACGAGGCGGTCCAGGTCTTCCTCCAGACCTGGTTCGGGAAGAACTAG